The genomic stretch GCCGTGCGGCGTGGTCGAAGCAATGAGAAACTCGCCGCCGTGCATTTCCATTACGTCACGACAAATCGCCAGCCCCAGCCCAAGTCCTTCGGCTTTAGAGCTCACAAAAGCTTGGGTCGGATTATCTTGCTGTAACCCAGTGCCGTTATCCAATATGCGAATAGAAAGCTGGTTAGCTTGGTAGTCACAATGCAGGGCAATTTTACCTTGGTAGTCCGACGAGTGGTATTTCTCCTGAAACAAAGCACACGCATCAATGGCGTTGTTGATCACATTAACCAAAACCTGCTGAACGCCCACGGAGTCTGCCAGTGGAGGACGTATCTCTCCTTCAACGCTAGTCACAATGGCGACGTTCTGCTTTTGCATTCGAAAATGAAGCAGCTCAATGGTGTCTGCAATCAAGGCTTGAATATCGCATGGTGTCTTATCAACACTGCGTTTGCGTATCAACGTTCTTAAACGCTGAATGATGGCATCGGCTCGTTCCACTTGCCCCTGTATTTTCTCTAGCACAGGCACAATATCTTCATGCGGACGCTTCTTTGCAAGACGCAGTAACCCACCTTCACTGTAATTACGAATGGCTGCCAGCGGTTGATTTAATTCATGAGCCAGACTGCTGCCAATTTCCCCGACAATCGCCACTCTTTGTGAATGTTCTAACTGCTCGCTTTTCTCTTTCAGCCTTAGCGATGTCAGCTCTAATGCTTGTTTGCTTTTGCTAAAACGATACTCAAGCCAAAAGTGGTACGCGTTCAATACAATCACAAACATAAACAGTGCCCATGCCCATTCTTGATGACTGCGCAACCAGCGCAGCGCCTCACTCCACCAAGGTTGCTGCAATGGATGTAAATCCAACGCCTGATAGAGTTTATCGATGCTCAACAAGCTAACAGGCGATGTCCAGCCTGACGCGCCAGCGGCAATAATGGCGGGGTGCTCCGGCGGCATAGCAAGCAAGACTTGCGCGATTTTTTTCGCCAGAAGAGACGAGCCGCGTTCTGTTTTGGCAAACGACCAGTTTGGATATAACGGCGTAGAAACGGCGCACGAAGAATGTTCATTTGGCTGTTGGTCTAAGACTCGAAAATCACCGTGCTGTAACAGACCTTCATTTTGCATCTGTTCCAGTAGACAAGCAGGCACGACAGCGGCTTCAACATTGCCGTCACGTAATTGGTAGAGATTGGCATCAATTGGGAAACCGAGATAGCGAACATCCGCAAAAAAGTCATTCGGATCGAGTCCCATTTCCACGATTTGATAGCGCAGTGTCAGATAACCACCAAACGCTTTTTCGGACACTGCCGCGACAGGAAATCCAGAAACATCTTTTAATGTTTGGTATGGCGAATTTGCCCGAACCACCAGCGCAGAACCAATGCTATAGTTCGAGTTTTGCGGTGCGCCCCCCGTCAATGTTGCCATCCATGACAGCGCATATTGTCTGCCCAAGCGCACAGCTTGACCTGGGTTGGTTAAGATGAAGTCCATGGTCTGAAACTTCACCGCTTCCCCCATTTCGTCCAAATTGAGCGGATGCAGTTCAAAGTACACATCCGAGATTTTCTGGTTGAGCCAATCGATGGTCGGTTGCCATCTCTGCTCGGCATAAAGGTGACCACGTATCGCTAACACGCCCACTTCGACTTTCTGCTTGGCTTCTGGCTGCACCGTCTTTTGCTGCTGCATTCCTTGCAGATATTCTTGTTCAGAAACAGCGCCCTGAGCTAAAGATGCAAAGACAACCAAGCAAAGAATCCAAAACTGAAGCAACCGTGGCGTTTTGTTCATGATGAGTCGAATCGTTCCTTCGAAAATAATGAAGCAAGAATAACAGCTACCTTCCGTAAACCACATTTGTTTTAGATCAACTTTGATCTGGGTATGTGGAAATCCACTATATCGACGTCGCAGCGCATTTCTCACAATGGAATCAGTCAGTTCAAATTCAACTAACAGCAGGTGAGTTATGGATTCCACCAAACGTCGCTTTCTTAGCGCCATTACAGCGGGTGCCGCATTGATCCCCATTGCAGGTATTGGCACCGCAACCGCGGGCAATGTTATTCGCAACAATCAATCCGCCGACCGAAAAGGACAAGTCGGAAAACGTTACGCCATGGTGATCGATTTACGTAAATGCGTCGGCTGCCAAGCGTGCACCGTAGGTTGCAGCATTGAAAACCAAGCGCCAATCGGTCAGTTTCGAACCACAGTGAAACAATACGAAGTCACGCTCAATGACGGTTCCACAACCACACAAGAAGCAAAGGCCTTTATGCTGCCTCGGCTTTGTAATCACTGCGATAACCCGCCGTGCGTAGCCGTTTGTCCCGTTCAAGCAACCTTTCAGCGAGAAGATGGCATCGTTATGGTGGATAACAGTCGCTGCGTAGCGTGTGCGTATTGTGTACAAGCCTGCCCTTATGATGCACGTTTTATCAATGAAGACACGCTCACCGCTGACAAATGCACCTTCTGTGCACACCGCTTAGAACAAGGTTTGTTACCCGCTTGCGTGGAAACTTGCGTGGGCGGCGCTCGCGTGATTGGTGATTTGAATGATCCATCAAGTGAAGTCCGCCGCTTAATTACGAAGCACCAAGACAACATCAAAGTGCTAAAGCCAGATGAAAAGACCAAGCCACACGTGTTTTACATCGGCATGGATGAACGCTTCACCAGCCACATCGACGGGCAGCCAGCTATTTACGACCCACAAGGAGATCGCGCATGAACATCACCGAAGTGTTAGTCCAACCTCAAGCGATGGTTTGGCTCCCGTGGGCGGTGCAGTACTTTTTTTACATCGGTTCTGCTTACGCTGCCGCTATTTTGTTCCTAATCGCACTGTTATTTGAGCAACACACCAGTCATCGGTTACGCGCCGTGCTGGTGCTAACAATGGCCATCGGCGCTATCGTAGGCCCGTTGGCGTTAACTGGCGACCTTCACCAGCCGGGACGAGCTTGGCATTTTTACGCGCACATCACGCCGTGGTCATGGATGTCTCTAGGCTCGCTGTTCCTGCCTGTTTTTTCTGCGCTGGCGGTTGCGACAGCATGGCTGTATCTGCGTCAGGATCTTATCGCACTGCGAAATCAACCGGGAAAAGTACTACCTCTGTTATCTAAGTTGTCGCTTGGTGAATGGGCTATTTCTCACAAAGTGATGCTCACAATATCTGCAATCACCGTGTTATCAGGCTTAACCATCGCCCTTTATACTGGAGCTGAAATTGCGATCGTAAAATCACGTTCATTATGGCACCAACCCGCGTCACCAATTCTTTGGTTTGTCACTGCATTTATGGGTGCTGTCGGATTCTCTCTGCTGATTTGGCTACTGCTGCCTAGCCAATCGAAAGCTCTCACTTCTGGTGATAACAATTTACTCAAAAAGTCACTGGTAACGAGCGGCGTTCTGACGCTGATTCTCCTACCCATTTGGGCATCCAACAACTCTACATTTTCGCTCTATTCTAGCGAACAATGGATGCACAACATTGCCTTGCTCACTTTTGTCGTTTTAGGTTGTGTTTTGCTCACCTTCATCTTCTTACGCGATACCCAAAAG from Vibrio parahaemolyticus encodes the following:
- a CDS encoding sensor histidine kinase; its protein translation is MNKTPRLLQFWILCLVVFASLAQGAVSEQEYLQGMQQQKTVQPEAKQKVEVGVLAIRGHLYAEQRWQPTIDWLNQKISDVYFELHPLNLDEMGEAVKFQTMDFILTNPGQAVRLGRQYALSWMATLTGGAPQNSNYSIGSALVVRANSPYQTLKDVSGFPVAAVSEKAFGGYLTLRYQIVEMGLDPNDFFADVRYLGFPIDANLYQLRDGNVEAAVVPACLLEQMQNEGLLQHGDFRVLDQQPNEHSSCAVSTPLYPNWSFAKTERGSSLLAKKIAQVLLAMPPEHPAIIAAGASGWTSPVSLLSIDKLYQALDLHPLQQPWWSEALRWLRSHQEWAWALFMFVIVLNAYHFWLEYRFSKSKQALELTSLRLKEKSEQLEHSQRVAIVGEIGSSLAHELNQPLAAIRNYSEGGLLRLAKKRPHEDIVPVLEKIQGQVERADAIIQRLRTLIRKRSVDKTPCDIQALIADTIELLHFRMQKQNVAIVTSVEGEIRPPLADSVGVQQVLVNVINNAIDACALFQEKYHSSDYQGKIALHCDYQANQLSIRILDNGTGLQQDNPTQAFVSSKAEGLGLGLAICRDVMEMHGGEFLIASTTPHGCLVELVFPYQN
- the dsrO gene encoding sulfate reduction electron transfer complex DsrMKJOP subunit DsrO, with translation MDSTKRRFLSAITAGAALIPIAGIGTATAGNVIRNNQSADRKGQVGKRYAMVIDLRKCVGCQACTVGCSIENQAPIGQFRTTVKQYEVTLNDGSTTTQEAKAFMLPRLCNHCDNPPCVAVCPVQATFQREDGIVMVDNSRCVACAYCVQACPYDARFINEDTLTADKCTFCAHRLEQGLLPACVETCVGGARVIGDLNDPSSEVRRLITKHQDNIKVLKPDEKTKPHVFYIGMDERFTSHIDGQPAIYDPQGDRA
- the nrfD gene encoding NrfD/PsrC family molybdoenzyme membrane anchor subunit, which codes for MNITEVLVQPQAMVWLPWAVQYFFYIGSAYAAAILFLIALLFEQHTSHRLRAVLVLTMAIGAIVGPLALTGDLHQPGRAWHFYAHITPWSWMSLGSLFLPVFSALAVATAWLYLRQDLIALRNQPGKVLPLLSKLSLGEWAISHKVMLTISAITVLSGLTIALYTGAEIAIVKSRSLWHQPASPILWFVTAFMGAVGFSLLIWLLLPSQSKALTSGDNNLLKKSLVTSGVLTLILLPIWASNNSTFSLYSSEQWMHNIALLTFVVLGCVLLTFIFLRDTQKSTSARFRHVIGLGFVSAAALASAWLIRWFTIMEVQTIAKFDAGLYPYQLTMDGNGWIGIIGMLGLWLALALLVSELVQPKQDIEANASSLTLTER